In Limnohabitans sp. TEGF004, the genomic window CCAGCTCAAGCGCAGTTTCGAAACCCGCGCCATTGGCGGTTTGTTCTTTGCCGGACAAATCAATGGCACCACCGGTTACGAAGAAGCGGCAGCCCAAGGTTTGTTCGCTGGTATCAATGCCGCCTTGCAATGCCGTAGCTTGGCCGGCGCGCCCAATGACTTCGGCGGCGCATGGACGCCTGGTCGTGACCAGGCCTACTTGGGTGTATTGGTCGATGACCTCACCACCAAGGGCGTCACCGAGCCCTACCGCATGTTCACCAGCCGCGCTGAGTTTCGTCTGCAGCTGCGCGAAGACAACGCCGATGTGCGCCTGACCGAAGTCGGCCGACAAATGGGCCTGGTCGATGACGCACGCTGGGAAGCCTTCAGTCGCAAACAAGAAGCTGTTTCACGTGAAACAGAACGCCTCAAATCCATTTGGGTGAACCCCCGCAACTTGCCCGCTACCGAGGCCGAGCGCGTCATGGGCAAGGCCATTGACCGCGAATACAACTTGGCCGATTTGCTCCGTCGCCCCGATGTGAGCTACCAGGGCTTGATGTCTTTGGATAGCGCCAAGTACCAAAACCAAGACATCACCGATGGCTTTGCCGGCGACGATGTTTCACGTGAATCCACCCGAGCCATCATCGAGCAGATTGAAATCGCAGCCAAATACTCGGGCTATATCGACCGACAGCGCGAAGAGGTGGGTCGTGCTGCCCATTACGAAAACCTCAAATTGCCCGAAGACTTGGACTACAACCAAGTCACCGCTTTATCGATCGAGGTGCGTCAGCGCCTGAGCCGCCAGCGCCCAGAAACTTTGGGCCAAGCCTCGCGCATGTCGGGCATCACGCCTGCGGCCATTTCGTTGTTACTCATTCACTTGAAGCGCTCGCGCGTCAAAGGCTTTGCCCAAGCGTCGGCGGCCGATGCGAGCGAGGTGAACTGATGCATCCTTTGTCGCCAGCCCTGCAAAAAGGCCTTGATGAATTGAGCTTGTCTTTGTCCGGTGCGCAACAAGCCCAACTCTTGGCCTACATGGATTTGATTGGCAAATGGACCAAGGTTTACAACCTGACGGCTGTGCGTGATGCCAACGAAATGCTCACGCATCATTTGCTGGATAGCTTGGCGGTGGTTGCGCCTCTGCGTCGCGAATTGGCCAAGCTGGTTTTGCCAGAAGGTCAAACCCAGCTCAGTTTGTTGGATGTGGGGGCGGGCGCTGGTTTGCCCGGCATCGTCATCGCCATCACGTGCCCTGAAATCTTGGTGACCTGCGTGGATACGGTGGCCAAAAAAGCTGCCTTCATCCAGCAGGTGGCGGCCACTCTGAAATTGCCCAACCTCAAAGGTCTGCACGCCCGTGTCGAAAGCTTGACTCGGCCCTATGACGTGGTTTGCTCCCGTGCCTTTGCCTCGTTGGTGGACTTCACCGCTTGGTCCAAGTCAGCCTTGGCCAGCCATGGCGTGTGGATGGCCATGAAGGGCAAACACCCTGACCAAGAGCTGGCCGTGTTGCCAGAAAGCGTCAAAGTGTTTCACGTGGAACAGCTCCAAGTTCCCGGTCTGGATGCCGAGCGCTGCATCATCTGGATGCGCGGTTAAACTTCTCTCAGTTTTAAACCTGAGTCTTCTATGTTCGGTATCGCGGACTACGGCGCTTTTGTCGTGGCCATCATTGTCTTTTTAGCCATTCCCGGCCCCGGTAACTTGGCTTTGCTCACCGCAACTGGCAAGGGCGGGGTGCGTTCGGGTTTGGCTGCCACGCTGGGCGTGATCGCGGGTGACCAGGTGTTGCTGTGGCTGGCGGTGGCGGGTTTGTCAGCGGTGCTCATCAATTACCCAGGCTTGTACAGCTCGGTCAAATGGGCGGGTGCTGCTTACTTGTTGGGCTTGGGTTATTCCTTGTTCAACAGCAAGCCGGGTGATGCGCCGGTGCTGAATATGAAGTCCGATCACTACTTTCGCCAAGGGCTGTTCATCACCGTGCTCAACCCCAAAGCGATTGTGTTTTACATGGCCTTCTTTCCGTTGTTCGTGGACCCTGCGGTCCATCAAGGTTTGCTGACCTTTGGCTTCATGGCTGTCACGATTGCTGCGCTGACTTTCTTGTATGGCTTGGTGGTTGTCTTGTTGGCCCATCATTTGGCTGAGCGCGTGCGCGCCAATCCGATGGTGAGTGTGATGCTCAACAAAGTGGCGGGTACTTTGCTCATGGCTTTTGGCCTGAAGCTGGCGTTGTTTCAATAATTTTTCTGTCTCTTTCGAAAGCTCTGTATGGCCAAAATCTTTTGCGTTGCCAATCAAAAAGGTGGCGTTGGCAAGACCACCACCACCGTCAATTTGGCGGCAGGCTTGGCATTCGTCGGGCAGCGCGTGTTGATGGTTGACCTCGACCCACAGGGCAATGCCACCATGAGCTCCGGCGTGGATAAGCGGGAGATGGAGTTGTCGGTGTACGACGTGTTGTTGGAAGAAGCCAGCGTGGCCGAAGCCCGCATTCGCAGCAACTGGGGCACCGATGGCGTGCGCAGCAAAATCCCAACCTACGATGTCCTGGGCGCTAACCGTGACTTGGCGGGTGCCGAAGTTGAGCTGGTGTCGTTGGAGCGTCGCGAGAACCGCCTCAAACAAGCCTTGGCCGCTGTGGATTCTGAATACGACTTTATTCTTATCGACTGCCCGCCCTCGTTGTCCATGCTGACACTCAATGGCTTGTGCTCTGCGCACGGTGTCATCGTGCCCATGCAGTGCGAATACTTCGCTCTGGAAGGGCTGACCGACTTGGTCAACACCATCAAACAGGTGCACGCCAACCTCAACCGCGACCTCAAAATCATTGGCCTCTTGCGCGTCATGTTTGACCCACGCATCACCTTGCAACAGCAGGTGAGTGACCAACTCAAAGACCACTTTGGTGACAAAGTGTTCAGCGCCGTCATCCCGCGCAATGTGCGCTTGGCCGAGGCGCCCAGTTACGGTTTGCCTGGCGTGGTGTTTGACCCGTCGGCCAAAGGCAGCCACGCGTTTGTCGACTTTGCGCAAGAGATGGTCGAACGCGTCAAATCGTTTTAAGCCCCGCGTGACAACCCCCGTACTCATCCTGCCCGGCTGGCACAACAGCGGCCCTAGCCATTGGCAAAGTCTGTGGCAAAACGCGCACGGCTACATCCGTGTCGAACAACACAGCTGGGATTGGCCCTTGCGTGGCGACTGGATGATTCAGCTCGAAGAAGCCGTGCTGGCCAACCCCAACGCCGTGTTGGTGGCCCACAGCCTGGGCTGCGTGTTGGTGGCGGCGTGGGCGTCACACTCGTTGATTGCCCACCAAGTCAAAGGCGCGTTGTTGGTTGCGCCCGCTGATACTGAGCGTCCCGAGATGCAACAAATGCTGCACAGTTGGAGCCCCATCGTGCGCGAGCGCATGCCGTTTCCATCGGTCGTGGCGACCAGTCGCAACGACCCGTATTGCAGCTTCATGCGCGCCAGTGCCTTGGCCCATGCGTGGGGTTCGCGTTTGGTCGATTGCGGCATGAGCGGTCACATCAATGCCGAATCTAACCTGGGCGATTGGCCCGAAGGCTTTGCCCTGTTGCAAGATTTACTGAAAGAAGAAGTACCCCATGGTCACTAAAAAAACCAAAGGCTTAGGCCGCGGCCTCGAAGCCTTGCTCGGCCCCAAAGTCGACGACAGCGTTGCCGCACAAATCGCCGCCGCCGACGGCTTGCCCAATACCTTGCCCTTGAGCCAAATGGTGCCCGGCATGTACCAGCCACGCACGCGCATGGACGAGGGCGCTTTGTATGAGCTGGCTGAAAGCATCAAAGCTCAAGGCATCATGCAGCCCATCCTTGTGCGGCAGTTGAACGATGGTCCCAACGCAGGCAAATACGAAATCATCGCGGGTGAACGCCGCAGCCGTGCGGCCAAGTTAGCAGGCCTAGACACCGTGCCCGTGCTCGTGCGCAACGTGCCCAACGAAGCTGCCGCCGCCATGGCGCTGATCGAAAACATCCAGCGCGAAGACCTCAACCCGCTCGAAGAAGCACAAGGCTTGCAACGCCTCATCAAAGAGTTTGGCCTCACGCACGAACTGGCAGCGCAAGCGGTGGGCCGCTCACGCAGCGCCGCCAGCAACTTGTTGCGCTTACTCAACTTGGCCGAGCCCGTGCAGTCCATGCTCATGGCGGGCGACATCGATATGGGTCACGCCCGTGCGTTGTTGGCCTTGGACCGTGGCACGCAAATCACCGCGGCCAATCAAATCAGCGCCAAAAAAATGTCGGTGCGCGAAGCCGAAAGCTTGGTCAAAAAACTCAGTGCCGAATTCAACCTCGTGCCGCAAAAACCCAAGAGTGAAAAATCACGCGACATCAAACGCGTCGAAGAAGAACTTTCTGATCTGCTCACCGCACAAGTTGAAGTGCGCGTCAAAAAACGCGTCAAGCGTCATGGCAGAGTGGAAGAAATGGGTGAGTTGGCAATTCAATTCGGCTCCATCGACGAACTCAACGGCCTCATCGACAAACTTCGCAAACCTTAAAACGGATGCTTCAAACGCTGCACAACCTCTTCTTGCCAAAAGCCTTTTTAAAAGGCTCTCCGCTCGAACGCCGTCGCAGCTTGTTGACGTATATGTTGCTCTTGGTGGGCGCTTGCTCACTGCCGTTTTACTTCATTTACCAACCCGATTACGACCATGTCGCCAACTTGGTGGGCACGGTTGGTTACTGGGGTTTGCTGGCGTTGCTCTTGGTGGGCTTGCCTTATTTGTGGATCGCCCACGGCACCTTGTTGTGGTCTATCGGTTATGTGGCCTATCTCGCGGCCATGACCGGCGGCATCAACTCGCCAGTCATGGTGTGGATGACGGCTGCTGTGTTGCCCGCCATTTTGTTGCTTGACCGAACGGCCGCTTTGTTTTGGGTCGTCAGCGTTTTTGTTGCCAATTTGTTGTTGTTGCTCATCAGCCAGCATGGCGTGGTCAACAGCGACATCAACATGGCCAACGACGTCATGGCTTGGACGGTGGCCAGCAAATTTTTGGTCTTGGGCTTAGCGATGTTTGTGGTGTTTGTCACCGACCGCATGCACCGAAGCCAAGTGGCCGACATGGACCAAAGCAATGCCGAGCTAGAGCAAACACACCAAGCCCTCCTCCGCGCCCAAGCGCACAAAGATGAATTCATTGCCTCTGTGGGCCACGAATTGCGCACCCCCATGAATGCCATTTTGGGTCTCAACGGCATCTTGCGTACCGAGTTGGCGGCGCGCACGGAAGACGCTGAAGTGGTGGACCACATTCGCCGCTCCACCGAGCAACTGCTGCAAGTCGTCAACGACATTTTGGATTTTTCACAACTCCAAGCCGGTCGACTGGCCTTGCACGAAGAAGAGTTTGGTTTGCGCGAAACCTTGGCCGAGCTACTGGTCTCTTACGAGGCCAAAGCACAAGTCAAAGGTCTGACGCTGAAGTTAGAGGCCAGTGCCGTGCACAACATGTGGGTCAAGGGTGACCGTCGTCGCCTGATTCAGGTGCTGCGCTACTTGCTCGACAACGCCTTCAAGTTCACATCCACGGGAGACATCCATGTGCGCGCCCAGGGCGTGGGTGGTGGCGTGTTGTTTGAGGTGCAAGACTCGGGCATTGGCATTGCCGCCGATCGACAAAAACAAATCTTCAACGGCTTTGAACACGCCGACGTGCAAACCAACCGCCAATACGGCGGCACAGGTTTGGGCTTGTCCATCTGTGAACGCTTAGTCAGCTTGCAAGGCGGCACCATTGGCGTGAGCAGCGTGCAAGGGCAGGGCGCACGTTTTTGGTTTCAGCTGCCCTTGCGTAGCGTGGCAGTTCGGGAGGCCAAAGCGGCCGCAGAAATGGCCCGCATGCTGGTCGACAAAGCGTTGCAAATTTTGCTCGTCGATGACAACGCGGTGAACCTGTTGGTCGCGCGCATGATGCTGAAAAAATGTTTTCCCAAAGCCGACATTGTGGAAGCTAGCAGCGGCCCCATCGCACTCGAAAAACTACGCACCCAATCCTTTGATCTGGTCTTGATGGACATGGTCATGCCCGACATGGATGGCATGCAAGCCACCCAAGCCTTGCGCCATAACTTCCCTGCGCCGGTGTGCCACATGCCAGTCCTGGCCCTCACCGCCAGTGCCAACCCCGTCGATCAAGACCGTTGCCTCGCTTCTGGGATGAACGATGTGTTGCACAAACCTTTGGATGAGCAGCAGCTGATTTCTAAAATTTCAAACGCATTGGCTGTGCATGCCGCGAGAGCGCTCACATGAAGCCCAGCATGTTCGATCAATTCACCGCATGGGCTGTTCCGCGTTTGCCCCAGCGCTTTCGGGAAGGGCGCTTGCCGTACCTCTTCTTTGTCGCTTGGTTGTTGATCTTTGTCATGGTCATCTTGGCCATCATCACCCCCTATCCCAATGGCGTGCCTGTGCCCCTTGTGTTTGCGGCGGTGGTGTTTGTGTTGGTGGTTTTATTCACCGTGGGTCTACCTTTGCAATGGGCGGTCAACATCGGCCTACTTGCTGCTTTGTTGCAAGTCAGCTATGCCGCGTGGATGTCAGGGGGCATCTTCTCGCCGCGCATGGCGTGGATGACCGCCATTCCGTTGGTGCCGTTCTACGCCGTCAGCCGTTTCTCGGGGTTGGTGTGGTTGATCATTGTGTTGCTTGATGAAGCGGCCATGACCTACGTCACCTGGCAAGCATGGTTGCCCGACAACCCCACGCTGGGCATTGCGCAAGTCATGTCCTCGTTCGCCACGTACACCGTGGTCACGCTGATCGTCATCACCGTTCCATTTTTGTATGACAGCTTGTTTCGTCGCGCCTACGCGGCCAGCTTGCAGCGCAATTTGGAACTTGAAGAAAAGCGCAAAGAGCTGCTGCGCACCGCTGCCTTGCGCGAGCAGTTCATCGCCACCGTCAGCCACGAATTGCGCACACCCATGAACGCGATTTTGGGCTTCAACAACATGCTGCTCGCCCGCGTGTCTGGCAACCCGCAAGCGCTCAAAATTTTGAACCACACACGCCAGTCTGCTGACCACTTGCTCACCGTCATCAACGACGTGCTCGACTACTCGCAGCTGCAAGCGGGCAAGATCAACGTGCAATACGAAACCTTTGCGCTGCGCGACACCGTGCACACCGCGTTTGATTTGTTTGCCCAACGCGTCGAGAGCATGCACCTGCAATACACCTGCACCATCGACGCCAACGTGCCGCACTGGGTGCGCGCCGATCGCCATCGCTTGATGCAAATTTTGGTCAACCTCTTGGGCAACGCCATCAAGTTCACCCACCAAGGTCACGTCACCTTGCACGTGCGCCAAGAGCCTTTGTGTGTGCGCTTCTCGGTGCGCGACAGTGGCATTGGCATTCCTGAAGCGCAGCAGCCCAAAATTTTCCAACGCTTTGTGCAGGCTGAAGACGACATTCAGTCGCGCTATGGTGGCAACGGTTTGGGCTTGTCCATCACCCAACGCTTGGTCGAGTTGATGGGGGGCCACATCGGCTTTGAAAGCAAACCGAGTGCGGGCTCTTTGTTTTGGTTTACCTTGCCGTTGGTCGAGGTGGCTGCGCCACAGGTCGAAGTGCCCAAGGTCAAAACCCCTGCCACGTCTAGCGAAGCAGCGCAGCGGTTTTTAGTGGTCGACGACCATCCGATTAACCGCTTGCTTGTGCGCCAAATTCTCAAAAACAATTGGAAAAACTGTGAGATTGTTGAAGCCGACAACGGCCTCAAAGCACTAGAAGCGCTGCGTCAACACCCCTTCGATGTGGTCCTCATGGACATGGTCATGCCTGAGATGGATGGCATCGAAGCCACCACGGCCTTGCGTCAAACCTTGAGCGCGCCTGCGTGCGACACCCCCGTCTTGGGCCTCACCGCCAACGTCAACCCACAAGACCTAGAGCGCTTTTCTGCGGCGGGCGTGAACGCCGTGGTGCTCAAACCCTTCGATGCCGTCAAAGTCTGCGCCCAAGTGGCGCAGATGCTCACAGAGAAAAAATCTTCCCTGGGTTCATGATGTTGTCTGGGTCTAAGGCCCGCTTGATGGTGCGCATCATGTCCACCGCGCCTTCGCCTGTTTCGGCACGCAAGAAATCCATCTTGTGCAAGCCAATGCCGTGTTCCCCGGTGCAAGTGCCGCCCAAGCTCAACGCGCGCGCCACCAACTTGTGGTTCAGGCTTTCTGCCAGCGCGTGTTCATCGGGGTTGTTCGGGTCAATCAAATACCCCACATGGAAGTTGCCATCGCCCACGTGGCCCACCAAGAAGTAGGGCAGGCCGGACGCATCGGCCTCGGCCAACGAATCCAACATGGCATCGGCCAAGCGGCTGATCGGCACACACGTGTCGGTGGTCACCGCGCGGCAACCAGGGCGGCTTTGAATTGCAGCAAAGTAGGCGTTGTGTCGCGCCGTCCACAAGCGCGTGCGCTCTTCGGGCGTGGTGGCCCATTCAAACGCCACACCGCCATGTTCGGCAGCAATCTCTTGCACCGTCTCGGCTTGCTCTTTCACACCGGCGGGTGAGCCGTGAAACTCCATCAGCAACAACGGTGTCTCAGCCAAATTCAACTTGGCGTACTGGTTCACGATCTTCACAGAACCACCATCTAACAACTCCACACGCGCGATGGGCACACCCATTTGAATGGTGGTGATCGTCGTGTGCACGGCAGCCTCAATGCTGGGGAACGAGCACACCGCCGCCGACACCGCCTCGGGCAGTGGGTAAATGCGTAGCGTCATTTCGGTCATCACACCCAGCGTGCCTTCGCTGCCCACAAACAAGCGCGTCAAGTCGTAGCCCGCGGCCGACTTCTTGGCGCGCGTGCCTGTGCGAATCACCTCGCCACTGGCGGTCACGACTTCCAGTGTCAACACGTTCTCGCGCATCGTGCCGTAGCGCACAGCGTTCGTCCCGCTCGCACGCGTGGCGCACATGCCGCCAATCGACGCATCCGCACCGGGGTCGATCGGAAAGAACAAACCTGTGCTCTTGATTTCTTCGTTCAACTGCTTGCGCGTCACGCCCGGTTGCACCGTCACCGTCAGGTCTTCGGCGTTGATGCTCAGCACCTGGTTCATGCGGCTCACATCCACGCTGATGCCGCCTTGCACCGCCAGCAAATGGCCTTCCAGCGACGAGCCCACACCAAACGGAATCACTGGCACTTTGTATTGCGCAGCTATCTTCACCGCGTCGGCCACATCTTGCGTGCTTTCGGCAAACACCACCGCAGCAGGCGGCGGCACGTGCGTGAAGGGCGACTCATCGCGCCCGTGCTGCTCACGCACCACCAACGCGGTTGAGCAGTTCGCCCCGAAACGCGCCTGCAAAGCGGCAATCATTTCAGCGGGCACCTCGCGTTGTGCCACGGCGGGCGTGAGGTGTTGGTGGTCGATGGGGGCGTTCATGAGGTGTCTCCTAAGCAATGCCTCATTCTAAGAATGATGTTCCTGTCAGCCAGAGCACCCGTGTGACAGGCAAAATAAGCCAAAAACCAAACAACAGAGGCAAACCACATGGGCAACCGACTCTCACAAATCGCCACCCGCACTGGCGACGCTGGCACCACCGGCCTGGGCAACAACCAACGCGTCTCTAAAAACAGCTTGCGCGTGCACGCCATGGGCGAGGTGGATGAACTCAATTCCAACATCGGCGTTTTGTTGTGTGAAGACATGCCGCAAGACGTGCGCCACGTGCTGGTTGAGATCCAGCACCAGCTGTTCAACCTCGGTGGCGAGCTGTCCATTCCTGGTTTTGAGTTGCTCAAAGAAGAAGCCGTGCAGGCCCTGGACACCGCGCTCGAAACCTACAACGCCAAACTCCCCAAGCTCGAAGAATTCATCTTGCCCGCAGGCACACGCGGCGCCTCATTGGCCCATGTGTGTCGCACCGTGGCACGTCGTGCCGAGCGTGCGGTCGTGGCCCTCGGCAACGAAGAAGCCATTCGCGAAGCTCCTCGCCAATACCTCAACCGCTTGAGCGATCTCATGTTTGTTTTGGCCCGCGTGCTCAACCGCATGAATGGCGGTGACGACGTGTATTGGAAAAGCGAACGAATGAAGCGCAACGACGCTTAAAAAGTCGCACTCACTTTCATTGAAAGCACCGGTCAAAACCTCCAAAAACCCCAATTAAATCAGGCTTAATACGCCAATTGGCGTATGTACGAAATCGGGAAAACCCCAGACAATCATTTTTGTCTATTTTGGCGTTTAAGCGCCAGTTTCTGTGGTTCTTCCGGTTTTTACGCTTGTGGTAAGCGCAACTGCCGAATTCAATTTTGGTGGTTTTCGATGGTTTCAATTCTCAACCAACGCCCTGTGAGTTGGCACTTGGTAATTTTGGCGTTTGCAACAGCGGCGGTGTGCCTGCAAGCCCACGCGCAAACCGACAAAGACAAAGCGCCCAGCAAACCCAAATACGGCGTTAACAAACCCTTGGGCGAAACCTACGCCGCTGTCAACAGCGTTGCTGGCGAACAAACCCGCCTCGTTCTCTACCGCGCCCCCTTAGACACCCGCAAAGCCACAGACAAACCCGCCGACCAAGTGGGCGTTGTCTCGGTGTACCTGAACGACCGCTACCACGCCTCTTTGCAAAAAGAAGCCTTCTCCGTGGTTTGCCTCGTCGGTAAAAAGGCCGAGGTCCGCACCCGCTTTCTGCCTGACGTCACAGCCGACATCAACCCTGAGCTTGACACCCGTCACACCGTGGCCATGAAAGGCGGCCAGTCCGTGTACTTGCGCGTGGCGGAAATGGCCGGTCAAAAAAGCCGCATCGACGTCGTCACCCCTCAAACCGCCGCTGCTGAGCTGGCCAATGCCAAACAACAAATGCACACCCTCAGCCGCGTGCCCGGCGTGCAGCCCTGCCGCGAAGCCGAAGACACCCGCATCGTGTTTGATCCCAACGTCATCACCTTTGGCTCTGACGCCATCTTTGACCTCAAGAAAACTGAAATTCACGCCATCAGCGTAGAAGGCCGACAAGAGCTCAAAAACATCATTCAAAAAATCAACGTCAAGTACAAAACCTTTGCTGATGTCAAAGTGCACGTCGTGGGATTTGCCGATGACGAGTCTGACGAAACCCTCAACCGCCGCATTTCACAAGACCGCGCCAAAACCGTCCGCGCCTTCTTTAAGGCCCAAGGCCTGCGCACGACGGCCCTCACTTTTGAGGGCCGTGGCTCCGACGACAAGCAAAAAGCCCAGCTCTTTGGGCTCTCTCCTCGCCGCGTCGAAGTTGAAGTGGCAGTCGACATTCATTAACAAGATTTAATACTTTGAGTCTCATTAAGTTGCAAAAATACCGGAACTGTTAACCCATTTCCGTAATTAGCAAAAAAATGTAGTGCAAAATAGCCTCATATTTTTGCAACAGCAACTTCAAAAGAGTACTTATGAATTCGATTATTGCCCGCTTATTCAGCAGCTGCCGCGCTGCCGCCCTTGCAGCAGCCTTTGCGCTGTTGGGCGTGTGTGCGGCTCACGCACAAGTCGCCCCCACCAGCGCCTACGCTGACCCTGAAACCGCAGGCAGCGTCACCGAGCCTCAGGGCGAAGGCTATGTGGCGCCACAAAAACTCAACCCAAAACTCGCCCGCGTCACCCTGTACCGTCCAGCCCAAGGCTTTGCGCCAGGCGTGGCCCACCTCGAAGTCAACGGCCACTACCTCTATTAACAACCGCGTCTTTTACTGACTTCCAAAGGGTTTCAGCGTTGGTTCCCACATCAGTTACCACACTGGTATCGGCTTCATGGACTCATTTCAAATGTTTCTTAGTCTGACTTAGGTTGGTTCTGTGTTTTTTTTGGTTTGTACTTCCCACAGCACAGACTAACAGTTCACAGCGACCTAACTAATTACCTAAGGTGCATAGTCAACTGCATTACAGCCGCTTCTAGGTGCCCTACAACAGCCACAAAGCCACCGAACTAGGAGAGCGGTACAGCTGGCATTGATATTTTGAAATCTTGCACATACAGGCTCAGCTGGTATCACAGGCTCTCAAGCACATAAGACACACAGACCAGCTAGGACCATAGTTACAGACGTATCTGCTGGCGCTTTAAACGGCCCATAGAGCACATCAATTGTTAGTGGTGGTCTTGGCACCAAAACCTATGTTGAAACGTTCTGTGGTGTCTGTGCTTGGTAATAATGGCATAAACAATCACATCCAAACAAGCACGTTGAATAGCTAACCATTAAGCGTCATGACTGTTTAACTTGGTAGCTGGTTGCTTGATATCTGACGCTCTAGCCACCCCTTACTGCACCTAATAACTATGACCGCACCAACACAAGCACGCAGCTACAACTATCAAGCAATCGAAGATGCATGGACCAAGGGAAAGATTGCGGTGTTGGACTCAATGCCTGGTTCGGGTAAGACCACAGCCATCACAGATTACTTGAGAAAAACTGAGCTCAACCATGTGATTTTTGTATCACCGTTCAAGTCTGAAGTTGAGCAGGAGCTACCGAAGCGAAAGCTAAAAGGCTTGCACTATGTACACCCTCGTTCAGGTAAGGGTGGCAAAGTTACACAGCTCAAAGAACTAATGGCTGAGGGTGATAAATCCTCAGGTAATCAGCTTCACAGAATCACGTGCACTCACTCAGCATTTACACGCTTAACCTCAGAATCCTTTGACCAACTTGGACACTACACACTCGTCATCGATGAGACGCTTGATGTAATTAGACAACTTGATGATGTCGGTCTCTACACCGAATACATGCTTCTTGGACGTGGTGGATTTTCTGAAGATAGCAAGCACTATCAACTGAACGACCAAGACTGGTTTGATGAACTTCACAAAGTCGACAAGCAGTTTTTCGAGACAGTAAGCACAACCAGTAAATCTAAATCTCCTAAGAAGGACTTCATGTTCAAGCTGTGTCAGATAGCAGCACACAATCAACTTTACAGGTACAGCAAAGGCAAATGGTTCTGTATGTTGCCTATTGAGCTTCTAACAAAAGCCAAGCGGGTGATTGTCATGACACATGGCTTCGAGAACAGCTTCATGCATTGCTGGTTAAAGATTCACAAGGTAGAACACCATTACATTGACAATGAAAAACTTGGTCTTGTGCCTGAAGTTACGCTTAAACAGGAATTGAAATCAAATCTCAAGCTCATTGAGCTAACAAAGAAGCTAAATGATTTGGCTGAAACTCGTAATTATGAAAGTTTCACTAAGAGTCACTGGGACCTACTTGTCGACAGCAAAGAAATCGAG contains:
- the rsmG gene encoding 16S rRNA (guanine(527)-N(7))-methyltransferase RsmG — translated: MHPLSPALQKGLDELSLSLSGAQQAQLLAYMDLIGKWTKVYNLTAVRDANEMLTHHLLDSLAVVAPLRRELAKLVLPEGQTQLSLLDVGAGAGLPGIVIAITCPEILVTCVDTVAKKAAFIQQVAATLKLPNLKGLHARVESLTRPYDVVCSRAFASLVDFTAWSKSALASHGVWMAMKGKHPDQELAVLPESVKVFHVEQLQVPGLDAERCIIWMRG
- a CDS encoding LysE family transporter — translated: MFGIADYGAFVVAIIVFLAIPGPGNLALLTATGKGGVRSGLAATLGVIAGDQVLLWLAVAGLSAVLINYPGLYSSVKWAGAAYLLGLGYSLFNSKPGDAPVLNMKSDHYFRQGLFITVLNPKAIVFYMAFFPLFVDPAVHQGLLTFGFMAVTIAALTFLYGLVVVLLAHHLAERVRANPMVSVMLNKVAGTLLMAFGLKLALFQ
- a CDS encoding AAA family ATPase, which encodes MAKIFCVANQKGGVGKTTTTVNLAAGLAFVGQRVLMVDLDPQGNATMSSGVDKREMELSVYDVLLEEASVAEARIRSNWGTDGVRSKIPTYDVLGANRDLAGAEVELVSLERRENRLKQALAAVDSEYDFILIDCPPSLSMLTLNGLCSAHGVIVPMQCEYFALEGLTDLVNTIKQVHANLNRDLKIIGLLRVMFDPRITLQQQVSDQLKDHFGDKVFSAVIPRNVRLAEAPSYGLPGVVFDPSAKGSHAFVDFAQEMVERVKSF
- a CDS encoding alpha/beta fold hydrolase, whose product is MTTPVLILPGWHNSGPSHWQSLWQNAHGYIRVEQHSWDWPLRGDWMIQLEEAVLANPNAVLVAHSLGCVLVAAWASHSLIAHQVKGALLVAPADTERPEMQQMLHSWSPIVRERMPFPSVVATSRNDPYCSFMRASALAHAWGSRLVDCGMSGHINAESNLGDWPEGFALLQDLLKEEVPHGH
- a CDS encoding ParB/RepB/Spo0J family partition protein, producing MVTKKTKGLGRGLEALLGPKVDDSVAAQIAAADGLPNTLPLSQMVPGMYQPRTRMDEGALYELAESIKAQGIMQPILVRQLNDGPNAGKYEIIAGERRSRAAKLAGLDTVPVLVRNVPNEAAAAMALIENIQREDLNPLEEAQGLQRLIKEFGLTHELAAQAVGRSRSAASNLLRLLNLAEPVQSMLMAGDIDMGHARALLALDRGTQITAANQISAKKMSVREAESLVKKLSAEFNLVPQKPKSEKSRDIKRVEEELSDLLTAQVEVRVKKRVKRHGRVEEMGELAIQFGSIDELNGLIDKLRKP
- a CDS encoding ATP-binding protein, which gives rise to MLQTLHNLFLPKAFLKGSPLERRRSLLTYMLLLVGACSLPFYFIYQPDYDHVANLVGTVGYWGLLALLLVGLPYLWIAHGTLLWSIGYVAYLAAMTGGINSPVMVWMTAAVLPAILLLDRTAALFWVVSVFVANLLLLLISQHGVVNSDINMANDVMAWTVASKFLVLGLAMFVVFVTDRMHRSQVADMDQSNAELEQTHQALLRAQAHKDEFIASVGHELRTPMNAILGLNGILRTELAARTEDAEVVDHIRRSTEQLLQVVNDILDFSQLQAGRLALHEEEFGLRETLAELLVSYEAKAQVKGLTLKLEASAVHNMWVKGDRRRLIQVLRYLLDNAFKFTSTGDIHVRAQGVGGGVLFEVQDSGIGIAADRQKQIFNGFEHADVQTNRQYGGTGLGLSICERLVSLQGGTIGVSSVQGQGARFWFQLPLRSVAVREAKAAAEMARMLVDKALQILLVDDNAVNLLVARMMLKKCFPKADIVEASSGPIALEKLRTQSFDLVLMDMVMPDMDGMQATQALRHNFPAPVCHMPVLALTASANPVDQDRCLASGMNDVLHKPLDEQQLISKISNALAVHAARALT
- a CDS encoding ATP-binding protein, which translates into the protein MFDQFTAWAVPRLPQRFREGRLPYLFFVAWLLIFVMVILAIITPYPNGVPVPLVFAAVVFVLVVLFTVGLPLQWAVNIGLLAALLQVSYAAWMSGGIFSPRMAWMTAIPLVPFYAVSRFSGLVWLIIVLLDEAAMTYVTWQAWLPDNPTLGIAQVMSSFATYTVVTLIVITVPFLYDSLFRRAYAASLQRNLELEEKRKELLRTAALREQFIATVSHELRTPMNAILGFNNMLLARVSGNPQALKILNHTRQSADHLLTVINDVLDYSQLQAGKINVQYETFALRDTVHTAFDLFAQRVESMHLQYTCTIDANVPHWVRADRHRLMQILVNLLGNAIKFTHQGHVTLHVRQEPLCVRFSVRDSGIGIPEAQQPKIFQRFVQAEDDIQSRYGGNGLGLSITQRLVELMGGHIGFESKPSAGSLFWFTLPLVEVAAPQVEVPKVKTPATSSEAAQRFLVVDDHPINRLLVRQILKNNWKNCEIVEADNGLKALEALRQHPFDVVLMDMVMPEMDGIEATTALRQTLSAPACDTPVLGLTANVNPQDLERFSAAGVNAVVLKPFDAVKVCAQVAQMLTEKKSSLGS